A stretch of DNA from Variovorax paradoxus:
ACCACAGTGACAAGGCGGCCATGGGCCAGCAGAAGAGTGCAGTCGTGAAGAATAGGGACGGCGATGGCGTGATCCCTAACAGGCTCAGCGGAAAGCTGAAGAGTGGCGCCGCGCCGAGCGCATAGAACAGCCCATATGCAGCCAAGTATGCGACCTTGCGTGTGACCCTCACCCCGTGGCTTGCGTATTTGCGTTTGAACGATACCTGTGAGCCCACCGCCGTCGCGGTATGCTGAAGGTACGGCAGCCCCATCACGTAAAATCTCAGCGCGCGTGCGGACTCTGGAAGCGTCAGCAGGTATTCGACCGTTTGGGCGCTCAGACGGTTGTCGCCTGCCAACGCCTGATAGCCCTTCTGTAGAAGGAATGGATGCATCTGGGGCGTTTTTCGGATGTCATCCAAGAATTCGCGAGCGAACTTGTATTCGTCCCTGAACCTGCTGCGGCGTCCGGCGCCCACCTCTACAACGATTTTCCACAGTGCGAACGCTCCCGCGATCAGCGAGAAGAGCTTCAGAAACGTTTCTAGGGTCATTCCGCCATTGTGCGGTCCATCGATTCGTCGAAGCGTGCCACGAAAGTTTGCACGCTCGCGGCGGCATTGATTCACCCCGTCGAGTCCTGCAGGGCCCTCGCGTTCGCTGCATAACCAGCCCAAGATTAACACTGCGTCCCCGCCGGGTCAGGATTCCATGGAAATCAACAGCTTGCTCAATTTCTTCATGGTGTGGTTTCCCGGCGAGCACGAATAGATTCGAGCTGTGCACTCGACTCGAAGTCTCGGCAAGGTTTTTCTGTAACGCTGAGCCGCGTCGCCCTTGTTTAAACCAGACCGAGGTCCCCAAGAATCTCCTCAACGTCGGCGGCGTCTAGTAAGTAAGAGTCTTTCGCTACGTTTGACACCAATGCCCGATTCTCTGGGGTGTCGACGCTCGCAACAAAGAACTCAAGAGAGCAGCCAGCGATTGCCTGCCGCACACTCTCGGCAGTCTCGAATACTTCACAGCGGCCATTCAATTCACCGATGAGGCAGGTCTCGGTATCCAATGGAAGCAGCACGCCAACCATGGGCACGGTGGCATCATTGAGTGGGGCCACTCGGCGTTCACCCGCCACTGCATGCACTGCTGCTGAATCGCCCAAGATGATGTTGCCCCCCGGGTACTTGCGAATACGGAACGTGAGCTTTGCAAACGCCTCCTCTCTCTCCGAGGAGGTAGCTACGCGCTTCAGTGCCTTCAGATGCCCCGACTTCATCGCACCCTTGAGTAGGCCTTGTGTGAGTTTCCCTTCCGTTTGCAGCGCCCTTGCTTGCTCGTCCGCGTTTGCTTTGAAGTACGCAGGTAGTTCTGCCCTGGCCCGTTGAAGCATTGCTGGCGTTAACGCTTGATCCAGGTGACGACTGAGTTCCTTGAGAGGAAATTGATCACCAGCCGCCACTGTCAAAATTTGTTTGAGGATGCGGGTCAGATTGGCGTCATCTTGAATGTGCGCGGTGAGTACGGCGGCTAACTTGGTTGGGTCTGACATTGCGTTGTATACGCCGTTCACCAAGTCGCCAGTCATCCTTTCGAAGTTTTCGCGAACATGCCGCGTGCGAACTAGCATGTGGGCGACGAGCTTGGCCGCCTGCTGGGAATCCACATTCGTCCCGTTAGCAGCTGCACGCAGGTCCGTCACGAATGCCGCCAACGCGCCTTCGTCGTCAGTGATCGCGTCGTCGACGGACCTGTCGCCATCATGCGTGTAGAACTGCCCTTCGAGCGCAATGTTCTGGATGCTGGTGTTGAATGCCGGCCTGTCTTTGCGGAAGACCCACGCGTTACTTGCGTTCTCGGGGCTACCAAATCCGCGTTGAAGGAACTGGGGAATGAAGTGATGTCGCTTACCCGCCATATCACGTGCTCCTGCTTGGCGTAGGTCTTCTTGTTCTTGACTAACTCCACCGTTTTAGGCTTGCTTCGCAAGCTTGACACGCGACGCTCGATCATGCACAGCGGCGCTTCTGCTTTCGCTGCCGGGCGGCCCGTGCCCATGAGTGCCCGCCGCGTTCTACTCTATGAAGTCAGGCGATACCTCAGCGAGTAGTTGCGATGTGCTCGGCTCAAAGAAAGGAGGCTCGCGCCTTTGATCTTAAAGCACTGCATCATGGAAACGCGTACATGCGAAATGGCGCGCTGCACGCCAGTCCGCGTGTACGAATCAGGGCCTCGGCCGGCGGCGGGGATCGGGAAGGAGTCCGGGCAACACTTCGCCCCGTCGCGTCAATTGCAGGTATGGAATCAGCGCATGCACCTGGCTTACCGGTCTACCAACGTTCCCGATCCGCGCATTCACCGACATGATGTGGTCCGGAGCCTCACCGGGCCGTATGCGAGGAAGCTGCGGATAGCGGATCGAAATGCGCCCTTCCGTCGCTGAGATTCGAGCTGTGGCTTGGTCATACTCGTCGGGGAAGAACTCTACCCGGATCTCGGATGCCCTTCTGAGAACCCGTTCTAGCGGGGGCAACGGGACCCGGGCGGGAGAGCGCTGCTTGAATAGAGCGCGGTCCAGTTTGTCTAGGAAGAGGTAGAGCATGCCCGCGATGCGAAGCAAGAAGTGGTTGTACGAGAACGCGGTATAGACAGTCCCCCGATAGCGCGCGTGCACTTGGGGGTCTGGCCCTCGCTGATCCTCTGGGCCTGTCATAGTTCGGACGTAGAAGCCAGTCACCAACACGCCGTTGTGGTTGGTAATAGAAATCGGTGCCAGCCGCGCCGCCCGATGCTTGAGCGCGTTGGCAGGGATACGAACCTGCTCGTGGTGGGCTTTTGTCGACGACAAGAATGCTTGGTGAACGTGCGGATTTCTGGTCTTCAGAAAGTCATGCAGGGTCATCTTTTCGCTGTCGGCGTCGGGTGCTGAAAAGCACTTGATGATGACGTGCAGTTGTTCGTACAGCTCGTTGACGGTCCGGATCAGTTGCTCCGTTTCGGCGAGCACAGGAGCCTCGAACCCGTCGGCGGGTCCAGTTGTAACAGCATCGGCGACCTGAACAAACAAGTTTGCAATGTCGTCGAGTTCTTGATGGAGAAGATCCGCCGGGTGTTCGATGAATGGTCGATGAGCTTCGTGGAACAGCAACATTGGTGGCGCGTTGACCAAGTTTGCGTACAGCGCATTACCGCGCTGGGGAGAATAAATTTGTTCCATCGGTTGTGGGGGGGCCGAAGCGAGCCAAGTGAAGTTGCGGAGGCCTGTTGGAGTTGGCGATTGTCCTCCGAGCAGGAGCCCCGCAGCCACCGCTGCCTCGTTCACCGTTTCTCTAGAGGTCGAAGAGGATTGGGAAGACACTCAGGCCATCTGTTTAACGTCCTGCTCTGACGACAGACTAGGGGGCGACAGTCCGCAAAGCGCCAGGATGCAGCCCTCCGTATGGACTTCCAGGAAGACTGCTACCGCTGCGTAGCGGACGATCGATTACGTTGCTCAGCCGTTGGATGTATCGCGGCGCGCCTTTTCCCCCAAGACGCCTCGGGGGCGGTCGATACGCAGATGGTGCCGAGTTGCGGAGCGCTGCGAGCGGCAAGGCGAGGCATCGAAGCGCGGGTCGTCTTCAGAACGCGTGGCGGATGCCGAAGTCGTAGCCCATCGACGAGCGCGGCGCCCAGCCCGCGGCCTGCGCCGTGCCACCCGCGAGGTAGCTCACCGAGCCGCCGGTGATGGCGCCCATCACGCCGGGGTTGTTCCAGCCGTTCTTGATGCGGATGCGGGACACCGAGGCATACAGCGCAGTGCGTTTCGACAGGTTGTGCACGTAGCCCAGTGCGATCTGGTTGGCCGTGGTGTCGCGGTGGCCGTTCAGGCCCCACAGCAGGCTGTTCAGGTCGGTCGCAGCCGGCGCGCCGTTCTTGTATTTCACCGAAGCGTACGACGCGCGGATGAGGCCGGCGCCCACGGGCACGCTCACGCCGAGCAGGTAGCCGTCGTACCGGTCCTTGCGCGTCGTGGTGGTCATGAGCGGAGCGGCCAGGCCCGGCAGGTTCTGCAGCGCACCGGTCTCGTTCTTGTCCTGCACGCGCGACAGTTCGCCGAACAGCTTGGCGGGACCGAAGTCGTACGACGCACCCAGGTTCAGCGAGTTGATCTTGCGCTCTTGCTTGGCGGTCACGAGGCCCAGTGCGTTGAGCGTCGTGCTGTCGGCGGCCGTGCTCTGGCTGTAGGCAATGGCCATGTCGAGGGGGCCCTTGGCATAGCCGAAGCGCCCGCCCACGAAGCGACCCTTGGCCGACGGCGTGCCGGCCTGGTCGCTGCGCTTCGTGTTCTCGTGCAGCGCGTACTGCAGCTGGCCGTAGACGCCGCCCAGGTTCGGCGGCAGGAAGTAGCCGATCGAATTGCCGGTGCGCACGTAGTTGTCGGTCGCGCCCACCACCGAGCCGGGCCCGGCGGCGGCAGCCAGCCGGCTGTTGATGTTGGCCATGAGGTTGGTGCCCACGCCCTGCGTGCCGAAGGGGCTGAACACCGTGTCGTTCCAGAAGGTCGCGGTGTAGTCACGGCCCAGTCGCACTTCACCGAAGGGGCCCGACAGGCTCAGGGTCGAGCGGCGGTTGAAGTTGTCGATGCCCTTGGCACCGTCGTCGTTGCTGATACCCGACTCCAGCCAGAAGCTGGCCGCCAGGCCGCCGCCCAGGTCTTCCGTGCCGCGAAAGCCGATGCGGCTGCCCGCATAGCCCGAGTTCGACATCGCGGTCTGGCTTTTCTTCGCGCCGCCCGCTGCGGTGGCTGGTGGCACTGCGAAGGGGTTGGGGCTGTGGTGCGTGCTCTTCGACGTGTAGCGGCTGATGCCGACGTCGACGATGCCGAACACCGTGACGGACGATTGGGCCGGTGCGGCACCAGCGACGGTGAGCAGGGCGAGGGCGGACAGGGCGTGATGTTGCTTCATGGCAGGTCTTGCGTTGCGTGCTTCTTCAGGGATGAACGAGGCCGCTGGTGCGCATCGCTGCGTTCCAGGGCTCGGGTGTGCCGAAGGGCGTGCGCTCTTCAGTGACTTCGGTGCGGTGGGTGGGGGAGGCGCGTGGCCTCGGGGCGCGTCAGGGCGCCCCTGGCGCTCAGGCCGCGGGTTCGCTCGCTGCGCCGTCGGCGAACATGGCCGCGATGGTCGACGCCTCCAGCCCGGCTTCGGCCAGGATGCGGCGTGTGTCCGCGCCGCGACGCACCGGTGCGCGCAGCGAAGGCGTCAGCGGCTCGCTGGACGTGAAGCCGATGCCGGGCACCGGTACCCGCCGCGAGGTGTGGGACAGCGACAGTTCCACGTGCGGCCAGTCGCGCGCCATCTGTGCCGCCGCCTGTGCGGGGCGCATCACCGGCGTGGCGGGCACCTCATGGCGGGTCAGCAGCGCATCCCATTCGGCCACGGTCCGTCCGCCCAGCGCCTGGCCCAGCAACGCCTGCGCGCGCGTCACATCGCGCTGCTCGGCGGCCTCGTGCAGTTGCGACAGCAGCGCTGCGTCCGTGCCGGCTTCGCGCAGCGCGTTCAGCAGTCCCACCGCCTGGTTGGCCGCATTGCAGACGATGGCCAGCTGGCCGTCGGTTGCCTCGAAGGTGCCCGACAACGGGCTGCCGGAAAACGCGGTCGACGCACTGCGCGGCATCTCCATGCCACTGACCAGCGGCCCCGCGTAGGTGGGCGCCATCAGCGTGAGCGCCGCGCCCATCATCGACACCTGAAGCCATTCGCCGCGTGTGCGCGCCTCGCCGTTCGTGCTGCGGTCGCGCCGGTAGAGCGCGCTCATCACCGCCAGCGCGGCCTGTTGGCCCACCGCGTAGTCGACCAGGGGGAAGCCCACCCGTTGCGGCTTGCCGTCGCTGCCGGCGTTGGCGGCCATCAGGCCGCTGGCAGCCTGGATGACGTGGTCGTAGGCGCGCCGGTCCGAGGCAGGGCCGAAGCCGGTGATCGAGCAGATGACCAGCTGCGGATGGCGTTCGATCAGTTGCTGCGGATCGAAGCCGAGCGCCGCCAGCTTGCCGGGCCGGAAGTTCTCCAGCAGCACGTCCGCGCTGCCGATCAGCGCTGCCAGCGCCTCCCTGGCTCGCGGGTCGCGCGCATCGAGGGCCAGGGAGCGCTTGCCCGCGCCCTGCGTCACGAAGGTCTCGCCCAGCCCGAGGGCGGTCAGTTCGGCATCCAGACCTTTGGCGCGGATCATGTCGTCGCCGTCGGCGCGCTCGATGCGGATCACTTCGGCGCCGAGCAGGCTGAGCTGGTAACCGGCGAAGGGCCCGGCCAGCACGTGGGTCCAGTCGATGACGCGCAGGCCTGCCAGGGGTGTGGTGTTCGATGTCATCGCGTCACTCCGGCTTGACGCCGCTGTTCTTCACGTAGCGCGCCCAGCGCGCGATCTCTTCCTTGGCGAAGCGGCGGCTTTCTTCCAGCGTGAAGGCCAGCGGCTGCGTCCCGTTGCTCGCGCGCAGCTGCACCGACTCCGGCGACGCCAGCGATTTGCGGACCGCGGCATTCAGCATCTCGGCGACAGGCGCCGGCGTGCCGGTTGGCACGAACACGGCGGTCCATCCGGCGAGCTCGAAATCGGCCATGCCTTGTTCGCGGAACGTGGCCACGTCCGGCGTGGCCGGATAGCGCTGAGCGGCGGCCACGGCCAGCGGCTTCAGCTTGTTGCCATCGATGAAGACCTTGGCCACCGACGCGTCGGAAAACGCGAAGTCGATGTGCCCGCCTGCGAGGTCCGTCAGCGATTGCGGGTTCGACTTGTAGGGGACGGTGACGGCATCGATGCCCGTCGTCTTGCGGAAGATTTCGCAGGCCACCTGCGTCACGGCGTTGCCGCTTCCGCACCGCAGCTCATTCGGATGGGCCTTGGCGTAGGCCCGCAGGTCGGCCAGGTTGCGCCACTTGGCGTTGCCCGCGACGTACAGCGAGATCGGGCTGGTGCCCAGGCCCGCCACCATGTCGAACGACCCGGGCTCATAGCCCAGCTTGGACGGGAAGAACGAAAAGTTGACGGCGTTGGTCGTAGCCGAGCCGATCAGCAGCGTGTAGCCATCGGGTTTGGCGCGTGCGACCGCTGCCGCGCCCAGCGCGCCGTTGGCCCCCTGCTTGTTGTCGATGACGACGGGCGTTTTCAGCAGCTCCGTCAGGTCCTTGGCCAGCACGCGCGCCCCGATGTCGGTGCCGCTGCCCGCGGCGAACGGCACCACCAGCGTGAGGGGGCGCGAGGGGTAGGGCGCCTGCGCCCAGGCGGAAGCGGTCCCCAAGGCGCACAGCGCGCCGAGGAGGAAGGAACTGCGAAGCATGGTGTTGTCTCCTGGTCTTGTGGGCTGAACGATAGGTTGCCGCCCGGCGCGCGGCAACCTACATTTCATGGGGACCTTTTCCATTTTGGAAAACCATGAACTTGAACGACCTCCATCTGGCTGTGGTGATCGCGCGCGAAGGCGGGCTGAGCAGCGCCTCCGCGTGCCTCGGCATTTCGCCGGGCACGCTGAGCAAGGCCGTGACCCGGCTCGAGCGCGCCACCAAGGTCAAGCTGTTCGAACGGCTGGCCCGGGGCATGCGTCCCACCGAGCTGGGCCAGGCCTTCCTGAAGCGCGCGCAGCGCATCGACCTGGACGCCGCCGATCTCTATGCAGAGCTGCGCGACCTGCGGCAGGTGCGCACCGGCGTGCTGCGCTGTGGGGTCGGCAACGGCATCCCCGATCGCTGGGTGCTGCCGGTCGTGACCGCGCTCATCGAGCGCGGCATCAGCGTGGACCTGTCGGGCGGCAACTCCGACTCGCTCACGCGCGGCGTGGCCATGGGCGAGCTGGAGTTCGCCTTGACTGGCCTGCACAAGAAGCCCGCGGCGCCCCTGGCATGGGAAGGCCTGCGAGACGACCCCCTGGTGCCGATGGCGCCGATCGGCCATCCGCTGGCGCGCACGAAACGCGAGGTCGGATGGGAGCAACTGGCGCAGGCGCGATGGATTGTCATGGCGCCGGGCACATCGACACACACCGAGTTCGAAGCGAACTTTCGCGCGCACAAGCTCGACCCGCCCGAGCCGGTGGGCACCTCGCGTTCGGCCCAGCGCGAGCTGGCGCTGCTGCGCTCACTGGGCGCCTTGATGCCTGTGCCGCGTTCGGTCCTGAAAGAGCCCCATGTCGCGGCGCAGTTCGTGGCGGTCAGCCCCGTCGGCGGGTGGCGGTCGACGCGCCGGGTGGGCATCGTGCGGCGCGCCGGCGGCTACCTCAGCCCCTCTGCTTTGCAAGCCATGGAGGCACTGGAAGGCATCCTGCGCAAGGAGCGCTGAGGGTGGGCTGCCTCGGGCCGGTCCTGCGGGCGCAATGTCCGCGCAACAACTGCTGGCAGCCTTGCCGGATTGTCCAGGCGTGCCTCGACCTGCGAGGTCGCGTGATCCGGGCGATTCAGAAAGGACTCAGCGCGTGGTTGTGACAGGGAGAAGATGGGGCGCATGCGCCGCGTTGATGGCGGCATTGCTGATGGGCGCATGCTCCACCACGCCGAGCACGCCGAGCACGCCGAGCACGCCGAGCACGCCGAGCACGCACATAGCACGGGGCATGCTTCAGACTTGGTGCGACCGATTGGGGTATTCGATCAGGCTCGGCAACGGCATGCGTATCTGGACCACCTTATCTAGGTAGCTGCCGGCGTAGGGCACGCCCAGTTTGTCCAGCGCGCTGCTGACATACGCATGAATCCCATGCCAAGACGTAGCCGACATGGGGAAGCGCGCCCACCGCGTTGATATCGCTTGGCCGCGTGGGCCGCTGCGATTGCCGGAGCTCCGCTGTCGGGGCATTTCCCCAATGTGGTGGCCCCCCGCATCACCGCAGAGGACGCCGAGCGTTGTTGCTCGCGTGCAGTCGCCACCGAAGACCTGGTTAATGTCGGACCACAAGGCGCCTCAGACTAGGCGCTCGTTTGGTCCGCCCACTCAGGAACGCGCGCTACGGAGCAGTGCAGGTATAGCTAGCATCGCTGTTGACATCGCCACCAGGGACGTAGCGCGGGTACTGCGGATACTGGCAAACGGGGATGGATTTCGCCGCGCCGGTGCTGGTCTTGCTGTTGAAGGTGAGCTGCGTCGGTGCCGCGCCGGCCTCCACCCACTTCACAATCGCATCATCCCATCGAACTTGAGTCAGAGCTTGCGACCCTCCATGACCGGTGCCAGGAACGACGAAGTACCGGCTGGAGGTCGACGGGTCCGCAAGCCCCATGCTTTTGGCGATGGAGTACACGTTGTTGATGATTCGAGTGTGCTCGTTGACCGACAAGAGCCCATCGGCGCCATCGTGGTAAGTGAGGAACTTCTTTCCGCTCGCAATGAATTTTGCGAGGGCAATCTTGTCGACGTCCGAGCCCACGAGTTGAAGGCCGGCGGTTACTGGGCCGTAGTCGACATTGACATCAAAGGTCGCCTGTTTTGCCGCGGTCAGCCACGATGCGTCGTTCGTTGCCATAGCGACGTACCCACCCCCGAGACCACCGAACGATGCGGGATTTGCATTTGCCCAGCCATAGGGAGAGTAAATCGTGTTGCCAGTTGCATCCGCCCAGCCTCCCGCGAAGAGCTTTTGAACTGTCGGAAGCTGCGCCGGGGTCAAGCAGACCGCTGGGTCAGTACTTGCCAAAGGCTGTCCGCAGACCTGAGTGGATGGGTCAAAGGTGCACCTCGAAGGATTCGAGATCACCCCATCGGCCAAGTTATCTGCCGCGTCACAGGAGGCCACTGCTGCTTTGTATACGGCGCTCCACTGAGCGCCGCTTGGCATTACAGGGGTTCCAGCAAGACCTGCCATGCTCGTCCATGCGACCGTCTGCCCAGGCATGCTGAAACCGTAGCAACCAGATACGGCCCCATCGAATTCTTCAGGCCAACGTTGAACTGCGATCGCGGCATTGCGACCTCCGTTCGAGCATCCAACGAAGTACCGGTACTTCGCATCCTGCTTGAAAAACTCCCGAATCACCGCTTTGGCGAAGTA
This window harbors:
- a CDS encoding tannase/feruloyl esterase family alpha/beta hydrolase, whose product is MIDSRPNLLSKRMCTAVALSFTLVLAACGGGNNGGASLPFVFPVGDSGVSGSNGSGGDTGTDPNALPSVDALKATCTSIVGKTFASATVTAANRIEGDASLGTTGMCQVLATRAPYLDIEVVVPDNWSGRYYQQGGGGFDGRIRSAFTKDNSGAITEVTYAITKQAAVYASSNGGNRAGVAGQAAPAVFFDGTEAGKQSMADYSYASLGSTLYFAKAVIREFFKQDAKYRYFVGCSNGGRNAAIAVQRWPEEFDGAVSGCYGFSMPGQTVAWTSMAGLAGTPVMPSGAQWSAVYKAAVASCDAADNLADGVISNPSRCTFDPSTQVCGQPLASTDPAVCLTPAQLPTVQKLFAGGWADATGNTIYSPYGWANANPASFGGLGGGYVAMATNDASWLTAAKQATFDVNVDYGPVTAGLQLVGSDVDKIALAKFIASGKKFLTYHDGADGLLSVNEHTRIINNVYSIAKSMGLADPSTSSRYFVVPGTGHGGSQALTQVRWDDAIVKWVEAGAAPTQLTFNSKTSTGAAKSIPVCQYPQYPRYVPGGDVNSDASYTCTAP
- a CDS encoding porin, with translation MKQHHALSALALLTVAGAAPAQSSVTVFGIVDVGISRYTSKSTHHSPNPFAVPPATAAGGAKKSQTAMSNSGYAGSRIGFRGTEDLGGGLAASFWLESGISNDDGAKGIDNFNRRSTLSLSGPFGEVRLGRDYTATFWNDTVFSPFGTQGVGTNLMANINSRLAAAAGPGSVVGATDNYVRTGNSIGYFLPPNLGGVYGQLQYALHENTKRSDQAGTPSAKGRFVGGRFGYAKGPLDMAIAYSQSTAADSTTLNALGLVTAKQERKINSLNLGASYDFGPAKLFGELSRVQDKNETGALQNLPGLAAPLMTTTTRKDRYDGYLLGVSVPVGAGLIRASYASVKYKNGAPAATDLNSLLWGLNGHRDTTANQIALGYVHNLSKRTALYASVSRIRIKNGWNNPGVMGAITGGSVSYLAGGTAQAAGWAPRSSMGYDFGIRHAF
- a CDS encoding LysR family transcriptional regulator — encoded protein: MNLNDLHLAVVIAREGGLSSASACLGISPGTLSKAVTRLERATKVKLFERLARGMRPTELGQAFLKRAQRIDLDAADLYAELRDLRQVRTGVLRCGVGNGIPDRWVLPVVTALIERGISVDLSGGNSDSLTRGVAMGELEFALTGLHKKPAAPLAWEGLRDDPLVPMAPIGHPLARTKREVGWEQLAQARWIVMAPGTSTHTEFEANFRAHKLDPPEPVGTSRSAQRELALLRSLGALMPVPRSVLKEPHVAAQFVAVSPVGGWRSTRRVGIVRRAGGYLSPSALQAMEALEGILRKER
- a CDS encoding Bug family tripartite tricarboxylate transporter substrate binding protein, yielding MLRSSFLLGALCALGTASAWAQAPYPSRPLTLVVPFAAGSGTDIGARVLAKDLTELLKTPVVIDNKQGANGALGAAAVARAKPDGYTLLIGSATTNAVNFSFFPSKLGYEPGSFDMVAGLGTSPISLYVAGNAKWRNLADLRAYAKAHPNELRCGSGNAVTQVACEIFRKTTGIDAVTVPYKSNPQSLTDLAGGHIDFAFSDASVAKVFIDGNKLKPLAVAAAQRYPATPDVATFREQGMADFELAGWTAVFVPTGTPAPVAEMLNAAVRKSLASPESVQLRASNGTQPLAFTLEESRRFAKEEIARWARYVKNSGVKPE
- a CDS encoding CaiB/BaiF CoA transferase family protein, whose amino-acid sequence is MTSNTTPLAGLRVIDWTHVLAGPFAGYQLSLLGAEVIRIERADGDDMIRAKGLDAELTALGLGETFVTQGAGKRSLALDARDPRAREALAALIGSADVLLENFRPGKLAALGFDPQQLIERHPQLVICSITGFGPASDRRAYDHVIQAASGLMAANAGSDGKPQRVGFPLVDYAVGQQAALAVMSALYRRDRSTNGEARTRGEWLQVSMMGAALTLMAPTYAGPLVSGMEMPRSASTAFSGSPLSGTFEATDGQLAIVCNAANQAVGLLNALREAGTDAALLSQLHEAAEQRDVTRAQALLGQALGGRTVAEWDALLTRHEVPATPVMRPAQAAAQMARDWPHVELSLSHTSRRVPVPGIGFTSSEPLTPSLRAPVRRGADTRRILAEAGLEASTIAAMFADGAASEPAA
- a CDS encoding DUF4238 domain-containing protein; its protein translation is MAGKRHHFIPQFLQRGFGSPENASNAWVFRKDRPAFNTSIQNIALEGQFYTHDGDRSVDDAITDDEGALAAFVTDLRAAANGTNVDSQQAAKLVAHMLVRTRHVRENFERMTGDLVNGVYNAMSDPTKLAAVLTAHIQDDANLTRILKQILTVAAGDQFPLKELSRHLDQALTPAMLQRARAELPAYFKANADEQARALQTEGKLTQGLLKGAMKSGHLKALKRVATSSEREEAFAKLTFRIRKYPGGNIILGDSAAVHAVAGERRVAPLNDATVPMVGVLLPLDTETCLIGELNGRCEVFETAESVRQAIAGCSLEFFVASVDTPENRALVSNVAKDSYLLDAADVEEILGDLGLV